ATCAATAAACATGGGGGCTCGATCTCTATCTCCAGCGATACGAGCGACGCATCGCACGGCACCAGAGTCAGCGTCTTCCTCGCAACCGATCCCACTATCAATGCTGGCGGAGATTAGGCTTTCGGTCTAAGCCACGACACGAAAGCCGCCCCGGTTATTAGAGCGCACGCAACTCCTCTGACACAATCGCCGCGGCCTTGGTGCAAGCGACTCGATCGACATCGTAGTGCGTCACGAATCGCACCGAGTGGGGGCCGATGGCGCTGGCCAACACTCCTTTCTGCTTCAATGCAGCAACGAAGCCCACGGCATCGCCGCCGTTGGCCTGATCTGTGCCAAGCAGCTTGAAGATCACAATGTTGGTCTGCACCGCATCTAGATCGATCACCGCCTTACTGGGCTCCGACGCGACCGCATCTGCTAGAAGACGAGCATTCGAGTGATCTTCCTGCAAGCGCTTCGGCATCTCGTGCAAAGCGATCAGCCCGGCAGCGGCAATGATACCCGCCTGCCGCATGCCTCCACCCAAGGCTTTGCGATAGATCCGAGCCTCATCAATTGACTTCTTGCTGCCGAGCAGCATGGAACCGACCGGCGCGCCCAACCCCTTCGACAGACAGAACATGACGGTGTCGAATCCGCTGGTCAACTTCGCCACGCTAAGTCCCAGCGCAGTCGCTGCGTTAAACACTCTTGCCCCATCGAGATGGACTGGTAAGCCGACTTCGCGAGCGCCTGCCCATACTTCTTCGAGAACCGGCAACGGAGTTACCGTACCGCCGGCCATGTTGTGTGAGTTCTCCAGACTGATCAGCGCCGTTTGAGCGCGATAGTAGATTTTTGCGCCGATCGCAGGCTTGATGTGGTCCCACGTCAGGATGCCTCGCTCTGCTGCGACCGTACGTGCCTGGCAGCCCGAGAACGCGGCCATCATCGCCATTTCCCAGTCCAATACGTGCGACCGCGCTTCGCAGATAACCTCCTGCCCGTGACGCGTATGTAACCGAATCGCAATTTGATTTCCCATTGTTCCGGTCGGCACGAAGATGGAAGCCTCGCGACCAAAAACCTCCGCGGCATCTTTTTCCAGACGGTTGACAGTAGGGTCTTCACTATAGACATCGTCGCCGACCTCCGCGGAGGCCATCGCCTCGCGCATGGCTGCGGTGGGGCGGGTAACGGTGTCGCTGCGCAGATCGATCATGGTCTTCGTTCTCTCCTGTGATGATTGTTCTTTTTTATGCGGCGGTGGAAATCAACAGCCGGCTGAAGACTTCGTTGGAGACTAAGCGCCCACGCGGAGTCAACCGAATCCTTCCAGAGTCGAGTACCAGTAGACCTGCATCGCGAACCTCTATCAGGGCAGGCATCGTCTCCTCCAATAAGGTCTCACCAAACTGTCTCCGTAACGTGCCGAGATCGACCCCTTCATTCAACCGCAAGCCGAGGAAAAGTGCCTCCTCAAATGCCTCGCAATGCCCGACAACGTCGACCTGACCATCCGTCGCGTCCTGCTCTGACTCAAAAAGACGAAGCGGATTCGCAGCCGATCCTTGTCCGAGATAACGTTCCAGATCGCTGGTGTTGGCAAATCTCACGGCATCTGGACCAGCTAGCAGCATCGAGTGAGCATCGAGCCCAAAGCCGATGTAAGGCCGACGCTGCCAGTACTTCAGATTGTGACGGGACTGATGTCCAAGCCGTGCAAAGTTCGAGATCTCGTACTGTTGCACACCTGCATCCCGCAGCATGTCGCACGCATGCTGATACCACTCCGCAGCCTGATCCTCATCGGGCACAGCTGCAGCACTGTATCGACTTCCCTGCTCCAGCAGCTCTCGTCCCAGCCGCGAATCCTCATCTACTTCAAGCAAGTAGACACTGATATGTGGCGCACCACTTGCAATGGCCTGCTCCACGGAGTACTGCCAACTCTCCGCTGTCTGGTGCGGCAGTCCGGCGATCAAGTCAACATTGATCTCGCGAACCCCAACAGCTCTCACCCTCGCAATCTCCGCGTCGCACTGCTGTCGCGTATGCAACCGCCCGACCGCTGCCGTCTCCCGGTCAACAAACGACTGCACGCCAAAACTGATTCGGTTCATCCCCTGCCGCAATAGCTCGTCCAGGGTCTCAGCCGCGAGCTGCCCCGGAGCGCATTCCAGAGTGATCTCCGCATCAGCGTCGATGTCGAACTCACCGCCCAAATGCTGAAATATCTCCCGAAACTGTTGTGCCGAAAGCAGGCTAGGCGTTCCCCCGCCAAAGTAGAGCGTGTCCACAGCCCTGGGCAGCGACGCTCCAATTCTTTCGGCAGCCTCATGTGCCCCGCGAATCTCTCCGCAAAGGCGGTCCACATAATGCTGCATCCGTTCCGCGCCGAATACACCCGAAGCAAAGTTGCAGAATGTGCACTTTGCCTTGCAGAACGGAACCGAAATGTAGACGCCAACAGGGCCAGCCATTAGTACGAGATATCCTCCCTCCAATTGTTTCACGCTTGGTCCTTTCTCGTGGACGTAACTAAACAAGCGCAAGCGGCTCTAACGTTACAGAGGTTCAGTTCTATGCTGCAGATTCGCTCCTTCGCCACCTCCGTCCTTTCTCTTTTCTTCCTCGCCGCGCCGATCTCCGCTCTCTCGCAGGCTGCTCCGTCGAACCGCACGCCGGTTCTGGTGGAGCTCTTCACTTCTGAGGGTTGTTCCAGCTGTCCGCCCGCAGACGCCTTGCTCGCTAAGCTCGACCACGATCAACCCATTCAAAACGCCGAGATCATCGTGCTCGGCGAGCACGTCGACTACTGGGACAATCTCGGCTGGCACGACCGTTTCTCCTCACACCAGTACACCGAGCGTCAAAACCAATACAGCGCTCGCCTCGGCGTTGACGGTGTCTACACCCCGCAGATGATCGTCGACGGAACTGACCAGTTCGTCGGCAACGACAGCTCCCACGCCCACCGGTCGATCGCAAGCGCCGCACAGAAGGCCAAACTAAACCTATTGCTCTCCCGCCCCGTGGTAGACGCCCGAAAAATCTCAGCCTCCGTCTCGCTGCCTGCGTCCTCGGTATCTTCGTCGCGCGTCGAACTCTACGCCGCCCTGGTCGATCCGACGGACATCACTGACGTTCGCAACGGCGAAAATGGCGGTCGCAGGCTTCAGCACGTCGGTGTCGTACGGAACCTGCAGCGCATTGGATCTTTGAAAGACCTGGCGGCTGGCCCACTTAGCTTCAGCCTTAACGCTCCCGGAGACGCGAACGTTGTCAACATGCGCGTGGTGGTCTTCGCCCAGCTGAACGACCAAGGCACTGTACTGGGCGCAGTGGTGATAGACGTCAAACCCTAATGAACCCCGCACTTCCCGAATCTCTAGTCGCCCTTAAGCATCTAGAATAGAGATTGCAAATGGCCGACGAGCAGAAACCGAAGGATCCGAAGGAACAGCCCGCGAAAAAGCCGTCGCAAGACGATGAGGTCGCAGGCAAAGCCTACGACGCGCGCCTCATGCGACGCCTTCTGACATACCTCAAGCCCTACAAGCTACAGACCGGTCTCTCAGCTCTTACCATCTTTTTCAAGGCTTCGACGGATGTCATGGGACCATATCTGGTCAAGGTCGCCGTCGACACCTACATGACTGACACTCCGCCGGCGAAGCTCTCCTGGCTTGCGCGCCATCTCAGCTCACGCCCCATGACCGGCATCACGCAGATCGGCTGCCTTTACCTCGGGGCGCTCCTTCTCACCTACGTGCTGGAGTTCGCGCAGACTTACATGATGCAGTGGACCGGTCAGAAGATCATGTTCGATCTGCGCAGCCAGATCTTCCGTCACCTACAGCGAATGCAGCCCTCGTTCTTCGATCACAACCCCGTCGGTAAGCTCGTCACCCGCGTCACGTCGGACGTCGACGCACTCAACGAGATGTTCACCTCTGGCGTGCTCGCCATCTTCGAGGACATCTTCGTTCTCCTGTTCATCGTTCTCATCATGCTCCGGATGAGCTGGCCGCTCGCCTTGCTCGCGCTCTCGGTCATCCCGGCAATTCTCTACGTCACAAAAATCTTCCGCCGCCACGTTCGCGACAGCTACCGCCGCCAGCGAGCGGCAACGGCACGGATCAACTCCTTCACGCAGGAGTACGTCTCGGGCATGTCTATCGTGCAGCTCTTTAACCGCGAGCGCCGCGCCTTCAACGACTACTCCTCGGTCAACGCCGAGAACAAACAGGCGTGGACCGACGCCATCTTCGCCTACGCTGTTTACTACCCGGTCGTTGAGTTCCTTAGCTCGACCGCGATCGCGCTCGTCATCTGGCGCGGCGGCATCTCCGCGCTCCACTATCTCCAGGCAACGCAACTCCACGAACTGCAGCCTATTTTGCACGCTCTGCCAAAGGCTGGCAGCGTTGTGACTGTTGGCGTTCTCATCGCATTCATCCAGTACGCGCAGCGCTTCTTTCGGCCCATTCAGGATCTCAGCGAAAAGTACAACATACTGCAAGCGGCCATGGCAGCCAGCGAACGCGTCTTCAACCTGCTGGATACCCAGCCGACCATCATCTCGCCCGCCTCCCCAATCCTTGGTGATGACTCTGGCCGCGTCGAGTTCCGCAACGTCTGGTTCACCTACCAAAAACTTGATGAAGCACAATACACACGTGTAGCTGCAGCAACCGAAGATGAGCTCAACACCTTCGCCGACATTGAATGGATTCTTCGCGGCGTCAGCTTTACAGTCGAACCAGACGAAACCGCCGCCATCGTCGGCCACACCGGCGCTGGCAAGACAACTATCACCGGCCTCATGATGCGCTTCTATGACATTCAGCGCGGCAGCATCCTGGTCGATGGCGTCGACGTCCGCGAGCAAGACCTGAAGAAGCTCCGCCAGCGCTTCGGCGTCGTCCTGCAAGATCCATTTCTCTTCACCGGCACCATCGCCGACAACATCCGCCTCGGGTCTAAATGGATCACCGACGAACGCCTTGAGCTCGCCGCGGACGAGGTCAACATAGGCGACTTTATCCGATCGCTACCCTTGCAGTTTGCCGAACCAGTTCGCGAACGCGGCGCCACGCTCTCCACCGGCCAGAAGCAACTCATCAGCTTCGCCCGTGCCCTCGCCCATTCGCCCCGCATCCTCATCCTCGACGAGGCCACCTCCTCTGTCGATACCGACACCGAACTCCGGGTCCGCCTCGCCCTTTCCCGCATGATCACCGGACGCACCTCGATCCTCATCGCGCATCGTCTCTCCACGATTCAACGCGCCGACACCATCCTCGTCATGCACAAAGGCCAGCTCCGCGAACGCGGTACCCATCAGCAGCTTCTCACCGAACGCGGCCTGTACTGGAAGCTCTACCAACTCCAGTACAGGGATCAGGAGCTTGGCTCAGGAAGCGACTCGATTCCCCTCGAGCCCCTCAGCGCCGACTGACGTCCGCTCGTCTCGCCGCCCTCAAACAGTCCTCCACCAGCTTCCTCACACGCTTCTCCCGAGCCTCCGGACCCTGGTAGTAAAAGATCGCCAGCAGGCTGCTCATCCTCTGCGTCGGTGTCAATAGCTCCCACCCTCGATGCGCCATCGGCGCCCTGTGAAACGCCGCTTCCACCACAGGCGGTAGCACCTTCTCTCCCTCCATTGTCAGCAACATCCGCTCCGCCATCTGCTCCGCACGCCTCTGACGCGCCTCGGGACTTTTCACCGCATTTAGCCACTTGCCCACCTCGTACTGCATCGACTCACTCTGTTCCATGTACCACTTCGCCAACCTCTTCTCTCGCTTCAACAGCTTCTCGAACTGGGCAGTTGCCACCGGCTCACGCTGCTCGAGATCCGGTTCGATCGCAATCTCCACCATTGCTCCGACCTTCGCGCATGCGGCCTTCTGCATCTTCTTGTTCACCAGAACGAAATGGCCGCCCCGCACCGCATCGCCAAACAAAGAAGTTCGAAAGATTTCAGCCCCAATCTCCACCTTCACCCGCAGCCGCACCATCTTCTTCCATGCCTTCTCAACGTCGAACGGCAGCCGCACGATCACCCACCCCAGCCCGTTGTTGGCCGGCTCCAGCACCGCCTGAAACCTCTTCGTTGCACTTAAAACCATGCGAATTCCTCCAGAAAAATCTACACTGGATCCATCACCACGAACCCCAATCCGACCATCTTTCTCTCTGCGGGCGAAGCCAGTGGCGACCACTATGGCGCCCAGATCCTCTCCGAACTTCGCAGCCGCCACTCGAGCCTCATCGGCTTCGGGCTCGGAGGCAAGGAGTTGGAAGACGCCGGCCTAGACCGCATAGTCCGCGCCGAGGATGTCGCCCACATGGGCATCACCGAGGTCATCCGGCACATTCCTTACATCTATGGGGAGTATCGCCGTCTCGTCGCCGTCATCAAAAAGCGCCGTCCCGACGTCGCCATCCTCATCGATTTTCCTGACGTCAACCTCCGCCTTGCACGCGAACTGAAAAAACTGGGCGTTCCGGTCGTTTACTTCGTAAGCCCGCAACTCTGGGCCTGGAAGCGTCGCCGCCTTCGTTGGGTCCAGCAGCGCGTCGATCGCATGATGGTTATCTTTCCGTTTGAAGAAAAGTTCTACCGAGCCCGAGGAGTCGACGCCGCATTTGTCGGTCATCCCTTGGCTGAACTTCCCAGACCGACGGTCTCTCGAGAAGATTACGCCGCAGCCCATGGCCTCGACCCGGCCCGGCAGTGGATCGCACTCTTACCCGGCAGTCGCTGGAAAGAGATCACCGCCAATCTAGACGCCATGATCGAGCTGGCTCACCAACTCTCTTACGGGTTCGAGTTCCTATTGCCTGTAGCTGCCACTATCGATCGCCAAAAGCTTGAGGCCTATATCGCCGGCCCCGACGAGTGGTGGCCCGCGAAACCTGAGTCAGACCTGAAGCGCCTTCATCTTCACCTCGTGCCCGACGCTCGCGAGGCTCTTCACCATGCCCGCGCCAGTGTCGTCGCCAGCGGCACAGCCACGGTCCAGGCGGCAGTCATTGGAAACCCCTTTGTCGTTGTCTATCGCGTCTCCCCCGTCACCTTTCGGTTGGCAAAACAGCTCATCCATTACCCCCCGGAGATCCCCTCACAGACGGACGCCGACGGTAACCTTCCCATCGCCATGGTCAATCTCATCGCTGGCCGCCGCATCGTGCCAGAATTCCTGCAGGACCGCTTTACTGCCAAAAACGTGGCCGCGGCCCTGGCACCCCTACTTGCCGAAACCACTGAGCGCCAACAGATGATCGCCGACCTCGCGGAAGTCCGCCACATCCTCCGTCCAGACTTGAATTCAAGCCCTATACAGCAG
This Tunturibacter gelidoferens DNA region includes the following protein-coding sequences:
- a CDS encoding threonine aldolase family protein, with the translated sequence MIDLRSDTVTRPTAAMREAMASAEVGDDVYSEDPTVNRLEKDAAEVFGREASIFVPTGTMGNQIAIRLHTRHGQEVICEARSHVLDWEMAMMAAFSGCQARTVAAERGILTWDHIKPAIGAKIYYRAQTALISLENSHNMAGGTVTPLPVLEEVWAGAREVGLPVHLDGARVFNAATALGLSVAKLTSGFDTVMFCLSKGLGAPVGSMLLGSKKSIDEARIYRKALGGGMRQAGIIAAAGLIALHEMPKRLQEDHSNARLLADAVASEPSKAVIDLDAVQTNIVIFKLLGTDQANGGDAVGFVAALKQKGVLASAIGPHSVRFVTHYDVDRVACTKAAAIVSEELRAL
- a CDS encoding YdeI/OmpD-associated family protein, encoding MVLSATKRFQAVLEPANNGLGWVIVRLPFDVEKAWKKMVRLRVKVEIGAEIFRTSLFGDAVRGGHFVLVNKKMQKAACAKVGAMVEIAIEPDLEQREPVATAQFEKLLKREKRLAKWYMEQSESMQYEVGKWLNAVKSPEARQRRAEQMAERMLLTMEGEKVLPPVVEAAFHRAPMAHRGWELLTPTQRMSSLLAIFYYQGPEAREKRVRKLVEDCLRAARRADVSRR
- a CDS encoding DUF1223 domain-containing protein, yielding MLQIRSFATSVLSLFFLAAPISALSQAAPSNRTPVLVELFTSEGCSSCPPADALLAKLDHDQPIQNAEIIVLGEHVDYWDNLGWHDRFSSHQYTERQNQYSARLGVDGVYTPQMIVDGTDQFVGNDSSHAHRSIASAAQKAKLNLLLSRPVVDARKISASVSLPASSVSSSRVELYAALVDPTDITDVRNGENGGRRLQHVGVVRNLQRIGSLKDLAAGPLSFSLNAPGDANVVNMRVVVFAQLNDQGTVLGAVVIDVKP
- a CDS encoding ABC transporter ATP-binding protein, with the protein product MADEQKPKDPKEQPAKKPSQDDEVAGKAYDARLMRRLLTYLKPYKLQTGLSALTIFFKASTDVMGPYLVKVAVDTYMTDTPPAKLSWLARHLSSRPMTGITQIGCLYLGALLLTYVLEFAQTYMMQWTGQKIMFDLRSQIFRHLQRMQPSFFDHNPVGKLVTRVTSDVDALNEMFTSGVLAIFEDIFVLLFIVLIMLRMSWPLALLALSVIPAILYVTKIFRRHVRDSYRRQRAATARINSFTQEYVSGMSIVQLFNRERRAFNDYSSVNAENKQAWTDAIFAYAVYYPVVEFLSSTAIALVIWRGGISALHYLQATQLHELQPILHALPKAGSVVTVGVLIAFIQYAQRFFRPIQDLSEKYNILQAAMAASERVFNLLDTQPTIISPASPILGDDSGRVEFRNVWFTYQKLDEAQYTRVAAATEDELNTFADIEWILRGVSFTVEPDETAAIVGHTGAGKTTITGLMMRFYDIQRGSILVDGVDVREQDLKKLRQRFGVVLQDPFLFTGTIADNIRLGSKWITDERLELAADEVNIGDFIRSLPLQFAEPVRERGATLSTGQKQLISFARALAHSPRILILDEATSSVDTDTELRVRLALSRMITGRTSILIAHRLSTIQRADTILVMHKGQLRERGTHQQLLTERGLYWKLYQLQYRDQELGSGSDSIPLEPLSAD
- the lpxB gene encoding lipid-A-disaccharide synthase; the encoded protein is MFLSAGEASGDHYGAQILSELRSRHSSLIGFGLGGKELEDAGLDRIVRAEDVAHMGITEVIRHIPYIYGEYRRLVAVIKKRRPDVAILIDFPDVNLRLARELKKLGVPVVYFVSPQLWAWKRRRLRWVQQRVDRMMVIFPFEEKFYRARGVDAAFVGHPLAELPRPTVSREDYAAAHGLDPARQWIALLPGSRWKEITANLDAMIELAHQLSYGFEFLLPVAATIDRQKLEAYIAGPDEWWPAKPESDLKRLHLHLVPDAREALHHARASVVASGTATVQAAVIGNPFVVVYRVSPVTFRLAKQLIHYPPEIPSQTDADGNLPIAMVNLIAGRRIVPEFLQDRFTAKNVAAALAPLLAETTERQQMIADLAEVRHILRPDLNSSPIQQVCDAVEELLSRKMPAGGPNVTASV
- the hemW gene encoding radical SAM family heme chaperone HemW, with amino-acid sequence MAGPVGVYISVPFCKAKCTFCNFASGVFGAERMQHYVDRLCGEIRGAHEAAERIGASLPRAVDTLYFGGGTPSLLSAQQFREIFQHLGGEFDIDADAEITLECAPGQLAAETLDELLRQGMNRISFGVQSFVDRETAAVGRLHTRQQCDAEIARVRAVGVREINVDLIAGLPHQTAESWQYSVEQAIASGAPHISVYLLEVDEDSRLGRELLEQGSRYSAAAVPDEDQAAEWYQHACDMLRDAGVQQYEISNFARLGHQSRHNLKYWQRRPYIGFGLDAHSMLLAGPDAVRFANTSDLERYLGQGSAANPLRLFESEQDATDGQVDVVGHCEAFEEALFLGLRLNEGVDLGTLRRQFGETLLEETMPALIEVRDAGLLVLDSGRIRLTPRGRLVSNEVFSRLLISTAA